Proteins encoded by one window of Anguilla rostrata isolate EN2019 chromosome 9, ASM1855537v3, whole genome shotgun sequence:
- the LOC135262987 gene encoding cullin-4B-like isoform X2 has product MAEESSSSTSSSNKTKNVFLAAGVGHHANGLTKTVGSTTFSNNSKPGAARKLVIKNFKEKPKLPENYTDETWQKLKEAVEAIQNSTSIKYNLEELYQAVENLCSHKISAKLYKQLRVVCEDHIKAQIHQFREEALDSVLFLKKIDKCWQDHCRQMIMIRSIFLFLDRTYVLQNSMLPSIWDMGLELFRFYIISDQKVQNKTIDGILLLIERERNGEAIDRSLLRSLLSMLSDLQIYQDSFEQRFLEETHRLYAAEGQRLMQEREVPEYLHHVNKRLEEEADRVITYLDQSTQKPLIATVEKQLLGEHLTATLQKGLNHLLDENRIQDLSLLYQLFSRVRGGVQVLLQHWIEYIKAFGSTIVINPEKDKTMVQELLDFKDKVDHIIDICFLKNEKFVNAMKEAFETFINKRLNKPAELIAKHVDSKLRAGNKEATDEELEKMLDKIMIIFRFIYGKDVFEAFYKKDLAKRLLVGKSASVDAEKSMLSKLKHECGAAFTSKLEGMFKDMELSKDIMVQFKQHMQCQNIPGNIELTVNILTMGYWPTYVPMEVHLPPEMVKLQEIFKSFYLGKHSGRKLQWQSTLGHCVLKAEFKEGKKELQVSLFQTLVLLMFNEGEEFSLEEIKQATGIEDSELRRTLQSLACGKARVLSKIPKSKDVEDGDKFSCNDDFRHKLFRIKINQIQMKETVEEQASTTERVFQDRQYQIDAAIVRIMKMRKTLSHNLLVSEVYNQLKFPVKPADLKKRIESLIDRDYMERDKENPNQYNYVA; this is encoded by the exons ATGGCTGAGGAATCCTCCTCCAGCACGTCGTCTTCAAACAAGACTAAAAACGTTTTCTTGGCTGCTGGTGTAGGGCACCACGCTAACGGACTTACCAAGACTGTTGGTTCCACTACCTTCTCAAATAACAGCAAACCTGGTGCAGCAAGAAAACTAGTTATCAAGAACTTCAAAG AAAAGCCGAAATTGCCAGAGAACTATACAGACGAGACGTGGCAGAAGTTGAAAGAGGCAGTGGAGGCCATTCAGAACAGCACCTCAATCAAGTATAATCTCGAAGAACTCTATCAG GCTGTTGAGAATCTCTGCTCCCATAAGATATCTGCAAAACTTTATAAGCAACTGAGGGTGGTGTGTGAAGACCACATTAAGGCCCAAATTCATCAGTTCAGAGAA GAGGCACTAGACAGTGTCCTCTTCTTGAAGAAGATAGACAAATGCTGGCAAGATCACTGCAGACAAATG ATCATGATTAGAagcatctttttatttttggatcgAACCTATGTTTTACAAAATTCAATGCTGCCATCTATCTG GGACATGGGCCTGGAGTTATTCAGGTTTTACATAATCAGCGACCAGAAGGTGCAGAACAAGACCATCGACGGGATCCTGCTGCTCATCGAGAGGGAGCGGAACGGCGAGGCCATCGACCGCAGCCTGCTGCGCAGTCTCCTGAGCATGCTGTCTGACCTGCAG ATTTATCAGGACTCGTTTGAGCAGCGGTTCCTGGAGGAGACCCACCGTTTGTACGCAGCGGAGGGACAGAGGTTGatgcaagagagagag GTTCCTGAGTATCTCCATCATGTAAACAAGCGCTTGGAAGAAGAAGCTGATAGGGTGATCACATATTTAGACCAGAGCACACA GAAACCTCTCATTGCGACTGTGGAAAAGCAGTTGCTAGGTGAACACCTGACGGCCACTCTCCAGAAAG GTTTGAATCACCTCCTGGATGAGAATAGAATCCAGGACCTGTCTCTGCTGTACCAGCTCTTCAGCAGGGTGCGAGGAGGCGTGCAGGTCCTTCTGCAGCACTGGATTGAGTACATCAAG GCCTTCGGAAGCACAATAGTCATCAACCCCGAGAAAGACAAAACTATGGTGCAGGAGCTGCTGGACTTCAAGGATAAGGTGGATCACATCATTGACATCTGCTTCCTGAAGAATGAAAAGTTTGTCAATGCAATGAAGGAGGCTTTTGAGACCTTCATCAACAAAAGGCTGAACAAACCGGCTGAACTCATCG CCAAACATGTGGATTCAAAGTTGAGAGCTGGGAACAAGGAGGCCACAGACGAGGAACTGGAGAAGATGCTGGACAAAATCATGATCATATTCCGGTTCATTTACG GTAAAGATGTTTTTGAGGCCTTTTACAAGAAAGATCTGGCGAAAAGGTTGCTGGTGGGGAAGAGCGCATCTGTGGATGCAGAGAAGTCCATGCTGTCTAAGCTAAAACACG AATGTGGTGCAGCCTTCACCAGCAAACTGGAAGGTATGTTCAAGGACATGGAGCTGTCCAAGGACATAATGGTGCAGTTTAAACAG cATATGCAATGTCAGAATATCCCTGGCAACATTGAATTGACTGTGAACATTCTGACCATGGGTTACTGGCCAACCTACGTGCCTATGGAAGTGCATTTACCTCCAGAG ATGGTGAAACTACAAGAGATTTTCAAGAGTTTTTATCTTGGGAAGCACAGTGGGCGGAAACTGCAGTGGCAGTCGACACTGGGGCACTGTGTCTTGAAAGCTGAAtttaaagag GGGAAAAAAGAGCTGCAAGTGTCCCTGTTCCAGACTTTGGTGCTTCTCATGTTCAACGAAGGAGAGGAATTCAGCTTGGAGGAAATTAAACAGGCAACAGGAatag AGGACAGTGAGCTGCGACGGACCTTGCAGTCCCTGGCTTGTGGAAAGGCCAGAGTCCTGTCTAAAATCCCAAAGAGCAAAGATGTGGAGGACGGCGACAAATTCTCATGCAACGATGACTTCAGACATAAGCTCTTCAGGATAAAGATCAACCAGATCCAGATGAAAGAAACA GTGGAGGAACAGGCCAGCACCACAGAACGTGTCTTCCAGGATCGGCAGTACCAGATAGATGCAGCCATTGTGCGGATCATGAAGATGAGGAAGACTCTGAGCCACAACTTGCTGGTCTCTGAGGTGTATAACCAGCTGAAATTCCCAGTCAAG CCTGCTGACCTAAAGAAGAGAATAGAGTCACTCATCGACAGGGACTACATGGAGCGTGATAAGGAGAATCCCAATCAGTACAACTATGTGGCATAA
- the LOC135262987 gene encoding cullin-4B-like isoform X1, which produces MFPTGLSSPNPLPPAQEVRPAASDGNNDSSNNSASKKRKINSSEKEGFDSVSSFSTKIFSNISSSSGTSSSHLSQKKLRFEDSVDFIGLDVKMAEESSSSTSSSNKTKNVFLAAGVGHHANGLTKTVGSTTFSNNSKPGAARKLVIKNFKEKPKLPENYTDETWQKLKEAVEAIQNSTSIKYNLEELYQAVENLCSHKISAKLYKQLRVVCEDHIKAQIHQFREEALDSVLFLKKIDKCWQDHCRQMIMIRSIFLFLDRTYVLQNSMLPSIWDMGLELFRFYIISDQKVQNKTIDGILLLIERERNGEAIDRSLLRSLLSMLSDLQIYQDSFEQRFLEETHRLYAAEGQRLMQEREVPEYLHHVNKRLEEEADRVITYLDQSTQKPLIATVEKQLLGEHLTATLQKGLNHLLDENRIQDLSLLYQLFSRVRGGVQVLLQHWIEYIKAFGSTIVINPEKDKTMVQELLDFKDKVDHIIDICFLKNEKFVNAMKEAFETFINKRLNKPAELIAKHVDSKLRAGNKEATDEELEKMLDKIMIIFRFIYGKDVFEAFYKKDLAKRLLVGKSASVDAEKSMLSKLKHECGAAFTSKLEGMFKDMELSKDIMVQFKQHMQCQNIPGNIELTVNILTMGYWPTYVPMEVHLPPEMVKLQEIFKSFYLGKHSGRKLQWQSTLGHCVLKAEFKEGKKELQVSLFQTLVLLMFNEGEEFSLEEIKQATGIEDSELRRTLQSLACGKARVLSKIPKSKDVEDGDKFSCNDDFRHKLFRIKINQIQMKETVEEQASTTERVFQDRQYQIDAAIVRIMKMRKTLSHNLLVSEVYNQLKFPVKPADLKKRIESLIDRDYMERDKENPNQYNYVA; this is translated from the exons ATGTTTCCAACAGGTTTATCTTCCCCTAATCCCCTACCGCCAGCTCAGGAGGTTAGACCAGCAGCTTCAGATGGTAATAACGACAGCAGTAACAATTCAGCgtccaaaaagagaaaaataaacagctccGAGAAGGAAGGCTTTGATTCAGTTTCTTCATTTTCCACCAAAATTTTTAGCAACATCTCTTCTTCCTCTGGCACTTCCTCTTCGCATCTCAGTCAGAAGAAGTTGAGGTTCGAGGACTCTGTTGATTTCATTGGACTGGATGTAAAAATGGCTGAGGAATCCTCCTCCAGCACGTCGTCTTCAAACAAGACTAAAAACGTTTTCTTGGCTGCTGGTGTAGGGCACCACGCTAACGGACTTACCAAGACTGTTGGTTCCACTACCTTCTCAAATAACAGCAAACCTGGTGCAGCAAGAAAACTAGTTATCAAGAACTTCAAAG AAAAGCCGAAATTGCCAGAGAACTATACAGACGAGACGTGGCAGAAGTTGAAAGAGGCAGTGGAGGCCATTCAGAACAGCACCTCAATCAAGTATAATCTCGAAGAACTCTATCAG GCTGTTGAGAATCTCTGCTCCCATAAGATATCTGCAAAACTTTATAAGCAACTGAGGGTGGTGTGTGAAGACCACATTAAGGCCCAAATTCATCAGTTCAGAGAA GAGGCACTAGACAGTGTCCTCTTCTTGAAGAAGATAGACAAATGCTGGCAAGATCACTGCAGACAAATG ATCATGATTAGAagcatctttttatttttggatcgAACCTATGTTTTACAAAATTCAATGCTGCCATCTATCTG GGACATGGGCCTGGAGTTATTCAGGTTTTACATAATCAGCGACCAGAAGGTGCAGAACAAGACCATCGACGGGATCCTGCTGCTCATCGAGAGGGAGCGGAACGGCGAGGCCATCGACCGCAGCCTGCTGCGCAGTCTCCTGAGCATGCTGTCTGACCTGCAG ATTTATCAGGACTCGTTTGAGCAGCGGTTCCTGGAGGAGACCCACCGTTTGTACGCAGCGGAGGGACAGAGGTTGatgcaagagagagag GTTCCTGAGTATCTCCATCATGTAAACAAGCGCTTGGAAGAAGAAGCTGATAGGGTGATCACATATTTAGACCAGAGCACACA GAAACCTCTCATTGCGACTGTGGAAAAGCAGTTGCTAGGTGAACACCTGACGGCCACTCTCCAGAAAG GTTTGAATCACCTCCTGGATGAGAATAGAATCCAGGACCTGTCTCTGCTGTACCAGCTCTTCAGCAGGGTGCGAGGAGGCGTGCAGGTCCTTCTGCAGCACTGGATTGAGTACATCAAG GCCTTCGGAAGCACAATAGTCATCAACCCCGAGAAAGACAAAACTATGGTGCAGGAGCTGCTGGACTTCAAGGATAAGGTGGATCACATCATTGACATCTGCTTCCTGAAGAATGAAAAGTTTGTCAATGCAATGAAGGAGGCTTTTGAGACCTTCATCAACAAAAGGCTGAACAAACCGGCTGAACTCATCG CCAAACATGTGGATTCAAAGTTGAGAGCTGGGAACAAGGAGGCCACAGACGAGGAACTGGAGAAGATGCTGGACAAAATCATGATCATATTCCGGTTCATTTACG GTAAAGATGTTTTTGAGGCCTTTTACAAGAAAGATCTGGCGAAAAGGTTGCTGGTGGGGAAGAGCGCATCTGTGGATGCAGAGAAGTCCATGCTGTCTAAGCTAAAACACG AATGTGGTGCAGCCTTCACCAGCAAACTGGAAGGTATGTTCAAGGACATGGAGCTGTCCAAGGACATAATGGTGCAGTTTAAACAG cATATGCAATGTCAGAATATCCCTGGCAACATTGAATTGACTGTGAACATTCTGACCATGGGTTACTGGCCAACCTACGTGCCTATGGAAGTGCATTTACCTCCAGAG ATGGTGAAACTACAAGAGATTTTCAAGAGTTTTTATCTTGGGAAGCACAGTGGGCGGAAACTGCAGTGGCAGTCGACACTGGGGCACTGTGTCTTGAAAGCTGAAtttaaagag GGGAAAAAAGAGCTGCAAGTGTCCCTGTTCCAGACTTTGGTGCTTCTCATGTTCAACGAAGGAGAGGAATTCAGCTTGGAGGAAATTAAACAGGCAACAGGAatag AGGACAGTGAGCTGCGACGGACCTTGCAGTCCCTGGCTTGTGGAAAGGCCAGAGTCCTGTCTAAAATCCCAAAGAGCAAAGATGTGGAGGACGGCGACAAATTCTCATGCAACGATGACTTCAGACATAAGCTCTTCAGGATAAAGATCAACCAGATCCAGATGAAAGAAACA GTGGAGGAACAGGCCAGCACCACAGAACGTGTCTTCCAGGATCGGCAGTACCAGATAGATGCAGCCATTGTGCGGATCATGAAGATGAGGAAGACTCTGAGCCACAACTTGCTGGTCTCTGAGGTGTATAACCAGCTGAAATTCCCAGTCAAG CCTGCTGACCTAAAGAAGAGAATAGAGTCACTCATCGACAGGGACTACATGGAGCGTGATAAGGAGAATCCCAATCAGTACAACTATGTGGCATAA
- the LOC135262985 gene encoding C1GALT1-specific chaperone 1-like yields the protein MPSQSSSFMKGMILGALFCVFLSLLESLSPGSSTELHQHHHVRAPSKVDLQGLSEAKKLELSQKMQVYCAIMVQPKILAFWATANNTWAKHCDKAVYYTSEPDKALEAVDLHEKDEWLRVRKALIHTFQNAGEMRWFFLAKATTFAIIENLKLLLLDKDSSQPFYLGRAVKSGQLEYIEYNSGVVLSYQALRQLVLAFQDPLKCPEQGHSLWKLSLEKELALCLKYGGVFAENGEDFQGKMLFNSKNINGLISDSRAKNPTNVVEGCCSDMAITFTGMSPSQMQVMMFGVYRLRPYGHIFHDSLIFMPPEGSDND from the coding sequence ATGCCGTCGCAGAGCAGTTCCTTCATGAAGGGCATGATTCTCGGGGCACTCTTCTGCGTGTTCTTGTCCCTTTTGGAGAGCCTGAGCCCGGGGTCGAGCACTGAGCTTCATCAGCACCACCATGTCAGGGCCCCCAGCAAGGTGGACCTGCAGGGACTCTCAGAGGCCAAGAAGCTAGAGCTGAGTCAGAAGATGCAGGTGTACTGCGCCATCATGGTGCAGCCCAAGATCCTTGCGTTCTGGGCCACCGCCAATAACACCTGGGCCAAGCACTGCGACAAGGCTGTGTACTACACCTCCGAGCCGGACAAGGCCCTGGAGGCCGTGGACCTGCACGAGAAGGACGAGTGGCTCAGGGTACGCAAGGCCCTGATACACACTTTTCAGAATGCCGGGGAAATGCGCTGGTTCTTCTTGGCGAAGGCCACCACCTTTGCCATCATCGAGAACCTCAAGCTCCTCCTTCTGGACAAGGACTCCAGCCAGCCCTTCTACTTGGGCCGCGCAGTAAAGTCCGGCCAGCTGGAGTACATCGAATACAACAGCGGTGTCGTGCTGAGCTACCAGGCCCTGCGGCAACTGGTGCTGGCTTTCCAGGACCCTCTCAAGTGTCCGGAGCAGGGCCACAGCCTGTGGAAGCTGAGCCTCGAGAAGGAGCTAGCGCTCTGCCTGAAGTACGGGGGGGTGTTCGCTGAGAATGGGGAGGACTTCCAAGGCAAGATGCTCTTCAACAGTAAGAACATCAATGGCCTCATCTCTGACAGCCGGGCCAAAAACCCTACGAATGTGGTGGAGGGCTGCTGCTCTGACATGGCCATCACCTTCACCGGCATGTCACCCTCTCAGATGCAAGTCATGATGTTCGGTGTTTACAGACTGCGGCCCTATGGACACATATTCCATGACTCTTTGATATTCATGCCTCCTGAGGGTTCGGATAACGATTGA